In Pseudomonas glycinae, the DNA window CGATGCTCGCGGCCGAGCAGAATTCGATGGCGAAGTCACGATCGGACACGTTGTCCAGCGAGTTGCCGCCGACGGCGTCGAAGCCCAGCAGTTGCGCGGTGTATTCGCGGTCGATCGGGTAAGTGGTGCCGGCCAGCGCGGCGCTGCCCAGCGGCATGCGGTTGGTGCGCTTGCGGCAGTCGACCAGGCGCTCGTAGTCGCGGCTGAGCATTTCGAACCAGGCCAGCATGTGGTGCCCGAAGGTCACCGGCTGAGCGGTCTGAAGGTGGGTGAAGCCCGGCATGATACTGGCGGCTTCGCGCTCGGCCTGCTCCAGCAGGCCTTTTTGCAGGCGGGTGATTTCGCTCAGGATCAAGTCGATCTCGTCACGCAGCCACAGGCGGATGTCGGTGGCGACCTGGTCGTTGCGGCTGCGGCCGGTGTGCAGCTTCTTGCCGGTGACGCCGATGCGGTCGGTCAGGCGTGCTTCGATGTTCATGTGCACGTCTTCGAGGTCGACGCGCCAGTCGAACTGGCCGGCCTCGATTTCGCCCTGGATGGTCTTCAGGCCATCGATGATGCTGTCGCGCTCGGCATCCGTCAGCACGCCGACCTTGGCCAGCATGGTGGCGTGGGCGATCGAGCCCATGATGTCGTGGCGATACAGGCGCTGGTCGAAAGTGACGGAGGCGGTGAAGCGGGCGACGAAGGCGTCGACGGGTTCACTGAAGCGGCCGCCCCAGGACTGATTGGTCTTGTCAGTGCTCATGAATTCGCTCGTATCGGCTTGAAGAAAGAAGGCGTGAAACGCTGGCGCGGATAATAACAGGGTTGCCAATCCTGTCGCTGACACTGGTCGATACGTTTTTTTCTCATTCGCTCCGTCATGGTCGTCGGCGTCTTCGGGGGATTTGCACAAGGATATTTTCCGATTGAGCAATATCGGCCCGACGAGCGTCTACAGTAGGACATAGGGGTCGGATGGCCACGGATCGGGCAAAGATCCGGCCGCCGGCTATAAGAAGAGAGAGGGGTGGGTGTATTGGCCATTGGCATACCCTGCGTAAAACGCAGTCGGCGACGGGCGTCGGGCGGTACGTTGCAGGTGTCGGCAAATATTGCCGGCCGACGTACGGCACTTTTTGACGCTCGCGCTAGTCTTAGCGTGGATCGCGGTGACGGACGTCACTCCACTTGTCTACGCTATCCTTGTGCGAGACTCACGCAGGAATCCAGCGCAATATGAATGTCCTGATCGTTGATGACGAACCACTGGCCCGCGAGCGACTCAGCCGAATGGTGAGCGAGCTCGAGGGTTACACAGTCCTGGAGCCGAGCGCCACCAATGGCGAAGAGGCGTTGGCACTGATCGACAGCCACAAGCCGGATATCGTACTGCTCGATATCCGCATGCCGGGCCTCGATGGCCTGCAGGTGGCTGCCCGTCTGTGCGAACGCGAAACCCCGCCGGCCGTGGTGTTTTGCGCAGGTCCCGATGAATTTGCCGTGGAAGCCCTGCAGGCCAGCGCCGTGGGCTATGTGGTGAAACCCGTGCGAACCGAACATCTGCAAGACGCCCTGAAGCGGGCCGAACGTCCCAACCGGGCCCAGCTCTCGGCCCTGACCCGTCCTGCCGCCGAAAGCGGTAACGGCCCGCGCAGCCACATCAGCGCCCGTACCCGCAAAGGCATCGAACTGATCCCGCTGGATCAGGTGGTGTACTTCATCGCCGACCACAAATACGTGACCTTGCGTCATGAAGCTGGCGAAGTCCTGCTGGATGAACCGCTCAAGGCGCTGGAAGACGAATTCGGCGAGCGCTTCGTGCGGATTCACCGCAACGCGCTGGTCGCCCGCGACCGCATCGAGCGATTGCAACGGACACCGCTGGGCCACTTCCAGTTGTTCCTCAAGGGCCTCAACGGTGACGCGCTGATTGTCAGCCGCCGACATGTGGCGGGCGTGCGAAAAATGATGCAGGGGCTTTAATCCGCAGGCTCCGGGCGGTTCTTCGTTCCTTTCACCAGGCATCGCAGGCCAGGGAGGCCACGCCGTATCTGATTCAGGTCAAAGTGGATTTGGCTGAGCTGTTATTATCCGCCGTATCTATTCAGTACGGATTGATCCATGTCCTCTCGCGAAATCCGCATCGCCACCCGCAAAAGTGCTCTGGCCCTCTGGCAGGCCGAATACGTCAAAGCCCGTCTGGAAGCCGCCCACCCGGGCCTGCTGGTGACGCTGGTGCCCATGGTCAGTCGCGGCGACAAGCTGCTTGATTCGCCCCTGTCGAAAATCGGCGGCAAGGGCCTGTTCGTCAAGGAGCTGGAAACCGCGCTGCTGGAAAACGAAGCCGACATCGCCGTGCATTCGATGAAAGACGTGCCGATGGATTTCCCCGAAGGCCTCGGTCTGTTCTGCATCTGCGAGCGCGAAGATCCGCGTGACGCGTTTGTCTCCAATACGTATTCCAGCCTCGATGCATTGCCCGCCGGCAGCATCGTCGGCACTTCCAGCCTGCGGCGTCAGGCGCAGTTGCTGACGCGCCGTCCGGATCTCGAAATCCGCTTCCTGCGTGGCAACGTCAATACTCGGCTGGCCAAGCTCGACGCCGGCGAGTACGACGCGATCATCCTCGCGGCAGCGGGCCTGATCCGCCTCGGTTTCGAAGATCGCATCACCTCGGCCATCAGCGTCGACGACAGTCTGCCTGCCGGTGGCCAGGGCGCCGTCGGTATCGAATGCCGCAGCGCCGACACTGAAATCCACGCCTTGCTCGCACCCCTGCATCACGCCGACACCGCTGACCGTGTCACCGCCGAACGGGCGCTCAACAAACACCTGAATGGCGGCTGCCAGGTGCCGATCGCCTGTTACGCCGTGCTCGAAGGCGATCAGTTGTGGCTGCGCGGTCTGGTGGGCGAACCGAGCGGCGGCAAACTGCTCAGCGCACAAGCCCGTGCACCGCGTACGGCAGCCGAGACGCTCGGTGTACAGGTTGCCGAAGACCTGCTCGGCCAGGGCGCTGACGATATTCTCAAGGCAGTCTACGGCGAGGCAGGTCACGAGTGACCGCCTGGCGCCTGCTGCTGACGCGCCCGGCGGAGGACTGCTCGGCGCTCGCTGCCGTGCTGACCGAACAAGGGATTTTCAGCAGCTGTCTGCCGCTTTTGGAAATCACGCCACTACCGGTCTCTGACACAATGCGCGACACGATTGCGCAACTGCCGCGTTACAGCGCGGTGATCGTGGTCAGCAAGCCGGCGGCTCGGATCGCGGTGGATCTGCTCGACGCTCTGCGGCTGGCGACGCCGACCATGCCGTGGTTCAGCGTGGGGGCGGCGACCGCCGCCATCCTTCGCGATCGCGGGCTGGATGTGAGCTTCCCGGACGTGGGCGACGACAGCGAAGCCTTGCTGCAAATGCCGCGTCTGCTGACGGCGGTGGCCGTGCCCGGTTCGCAGGTATTGATCCTGCGCGGGAAGGGCGGACGCGAACTGCTGGCCGAGCGCCTGCGCGCGCTTGGTGCTAGTGTCGAATATCTGGAGTTGTACCGTCGCGACCTGCCGGACTATCCGCCGCAGGAACTGCCCCGCAGGATTGCAGCGGAACGCCTGAACGGGCTGGTGGTCAGCAGTGGACAGGGTTTCGAGCACCTGCGCCAACTGGCCGGCGACAGCTGGCCTGTACTTGCGCAGTTGCCGTTGTTTGTTCCAAGCCCAAGGGTCTCCGAGCAGGCACATGCCGCCGGGGCCCGAACAGTTGTGGATTGTCGCGGCGCCAGTGCTGCGGCCTTGCTGACGGCGTTACGGGAGCATCCCGTGCCCGTTCTCTAATGCAAAGGATGGATACGTGAGCGAAACAGCCTTGCCTAAAGATGACGTTCAACCTGTGATCGATGCACCGGTTGATGCACCGCCACCGGCCGCGGAACCGCGCCGAGGCAACGGATTGGCCATTCTCGCGCTGCTGCTCGGCGCCGCCGGTGTTGCGGTGGGTGGCTGGGGTGTCTGGCAGGTGCGACACCTGCAGGCCAACACGCAAAATCAGTTGAGTCAGGTTCAGGCGTTGAACGATCAGGCCCAGACCCTGAAGCTCAACGAGCAGCGACTGACCGAGCGCCTCGGGCAATTGCCCGGCGCCGATGAACTTGCTGATCGCCAGCGTCTGGTGTCGCAACTTCAGAGCGATCAGCAGCGCCTCAATCAACGTCTGGAAACCGTCCTCGGCGCCAGCCGCAAGGACTGGCGCCTGGCCGAGGCCGAGCACTTGCTGCGCCTGGCCAGCCTGCGTCTTTCCGCCCTGCAGGACATCAGCAGCGCTCAGGCGCTGGTCCAGGGTGCCGATGAAATCCTGCGCGAGCAGAATGATCCCGGCTCGTTCGCCGCCCGCGAGCAAGTGGCGAAAACCCTGGTAGCGCTGCGCAGTACCGAGCAGCCGGATCGCACCGGGCTGTTCCTGCGCCTGGGCGCCTTGCGTGATCAGGTCGTCGGCCTCACCGAACTGGCGCCGGAGTACAAGGATCGCGGCGATTCGCTGCTGGGCCTGACTTCCGATGGCGACGGCGCCAGTCGCTGGGCGCAGTGGTGGGATCAGATCTCGCGCTACATCCGCATCGATTTCAATGCCGACAAAAACGTCCGGCCGCTGCTCGCCGGCCAGAGTCTGAGCCAGGTGCGCCTGGCCCTGAGCCTTTCGCTCGAACAGGCGCAATGGGCCGCGCTCAACGGTCAGGCGCCGGTGTACACCCAGGCTCTGGCAGAAGCGCGTGACGTCCTCACGGGCAACTTCAACCCGGACAACCCGCAGAGCAAAATCATGCTCGAGCAGGTCGCGGAGTTGAGCAAGCAACCGGTTACCGTCAACACGCCGGATCTCGCCGGAACCTTGAGCGCGGTGCAGGCGTACCTGGAGCGCCGTAACGTCAACGCCGAAGAGTCGGTGAAACCCTTCGCCAAGCCGGCCGCCAGCACCGCGCAGGAGGCGACACCATGAAGCGCCTGTATGTGATCGTGTTTCTGGTGATCGCGGCAACGGCGGCGCTGGGCCTGGCGATTGCCGAGCATTCCGGATACGTGCTGGTCGCCTACAAAAGCTTTCGTTATGAATCGAGCCTGTGGGCGACCCTCGCGTTGGTGGCGGTGCTGTGGCTGCTGGTCTGGGGTATCAAGGCGCTGGTCGAGCTGGTGCTGACCTCCGGCGGCGTGGTCAATCCATGGTCGCGCCGCAATCGCAGCCGCCGCGTGCAGGTGGCGATCGAGCACGGTCAGCTTGACCTGGCAGAGGGTCGCTGGGCCAGTGCCCAACGTCATCTTTACCGGGCCGCCGAGGCCGAGCGTCAACCGTTGCTGTATTACCTGGGTGCAGCCCGCGCCGCCAACGAACAAGGCAACTACGAGGAAAGCGATCGCCTGCTGGAGCGCGCCCTCGAGCGTCAGCCGCAGGCCGAGCTGGCGATCGCCCTCAGCCATGCGCAGTTGCAGACCGATCGTGGCGATACCGATGGGGCGCTGGTCACCTTGCAGGCGATGCATGAACGCCATCCGCACAATGCCCAGACCCTGCGCCAGTTGCAGCGCCTGCATCAGCAGCGCGGTGACTGGTCGTCCGTGATCCGGCTGTTGCCGGAGTTGCGCAAGGACAAAGTCCTTCCGCCGGCCGAGCTGACCGAGCTCGAGCGTCGCGCCTGGGGGGAGAACCTGTCCCTGGCGGCCCAGCGTGAAGAAGATGGTGCGGTCGGTTTGCAGT includes these proteins:
- the hemC gene encoding hydroxymethylbilane synthase, producing the protein MSSREIRIATRKSALALWQAEYVKARLEAAHPGLLVTLVPMVSRGDKLLDSPLSKIGGKGLFVKELETALLENEADIAVHSMKDVPMDFPEGLGLFCICEREDPRDAFVSNTYSSLDALPAGSIVGTSSLRRQAQLLTRRPDLEIRFLRGNVNTRLAKLDAGEYDAIILAAAGLIRLGFEDRITSAISVDDSLPAGGQGAVGIECRSADTEIHALLAPLHHADTADRVTAERALNKHLNGGCQVPIACYAVLEGDQLWLRGLVGEPSGGKLLSAQARAPRTAAETLGVQVAEDLLGQGADDILKAVYGEAGHE
- a CDS encoding heme biosynthesis protein HemY, with protein sequence MKRLYVIVFLVIAATAALGLAIAEHSGYVLVAYKSFRYESSLWATLALVAVLWLLVWGIKALVELVLTSGGVVNPWSRRNRSRRVQVAIEHGQLDLAEGRWASAQRHLYRAAEAERQPLLYYLGAARAANEQGNYEESDRLLERALERQPQAELAIALSHAQLQTDRGDTDGALVTLQAMHERHPHNAQTLRQLQRLHQQRGDWSSVIRLLPELRKDKVLPPAELTELERRAWGENLSLAAQREEDGAVGLQSLNRAWQQLTSAQRQEPALVLAYAEQLRQLGVQVEAEEVLRTALKRKYDSHLARLYGLVRGSDPARQLQTAEGWLKDHPGDASLLLTLGRLCLQASLWGKARDYLESSLRVQRNPEACAELARLLARLGDTERSNLLFQEGLGMLDERLLAAPLPVAVRA
- a CDS encoding uroporphyrinogen-III C-methyltransferase, with protein sequence MSETALPKDDVQPVIDAPVDAPPPAAEPRRGNGLAILALLLGAAGVAVGGWGVWQVRHLQANTQNQLSQVQALNDQAQTLKLNEQRLTERLGQLPGADELADRQRLVSQLQSDQQRLNQRLETVLGASRKDWRLAEAEHLLRLASLRLSALQDISSAQALVQGADEILREQNDPGSFAAREQVAKTLVALRSTEQPDRTGLFLRLGALRDQVVGLTELAPEYKDRGDSLLGLTSDGDGASRWAQWWDQISRYIRIDFNADKNVRPLLAGQSLSQVRLALSLSLEQAQWAALNGQAPVYTQALAEARDVLTGNFNPDNPQSKIMLEQVAELSKQPVTVNTPDLAGTLSAVQAYLERRNVNAEESVKPFAKPAASTAQEATP
- the argH gene encoding argininosuccinate lyase, translating into MSTDKTNQSWGGRFSEPVDAFVARFTASVTFDQRLYRHDIMGSIAHATMLAKVGVLTDAERDSIIDGLKTIQGEIEAGQFDWRVDLEDVHMNIEARLTDRIGVTGKKLHTGRSRNDQVATDIRLWLRDEIDLILSEITRLQKGLLEQAEREAASIMPGFTHLQTAQPVTFGHHMLAWFEMLSRDYERLVDCRKRTNRMPLGSAALAGTTYPIDREYTAQLLGFDAVGGNSLDNVSDRDFAIEFCSAASIAMMHLSRFSEELVLWTSAQFQFIDLPDRFCTGSSIMPQKKNPDVPELVRGKTGRVFGALMGLLTLMKGQPLAYNKDNQEDKEPLFDAADTLRDSLRAFADMIPAIKPKHAIMREAALRGFSTATDLADYLVRRGLPFRDCHEIVGHAVKYGVDTGKDLAEMSLEELRQFSDQIEQDVFAVLTLEGSVNARDHIGGTAPAQVKAAVARGQALIASR
- a CDS encoding LytR/AlgR family response regulator transcription factor, whose product is MNVLIVDDEPLARERLSRMVSELEGYTVLEPSATNGEEALALIDSHKPDIVLLDIRMPGLDGLQVAARLCERETPPAVVFCAGPDEFAVEALQASAVGYVVKPVRTEHLQDALKRAERPNRAQLSALTRPAAESGNGPRSHISARTRKGIELIPLDQVVYFIADHKYVTLRHEAGEVLLDEPLKALEDEFGERFVRIHRNALVARDRIERLQRTPLGHFQLFLKGLNGDALIVSRRHVAGVRKMMQGL
- a CDS encoding uroporphyrinogen-III synthase, which translates into the protein MTAWRLLLTRPAEDCSALAAVLTEQGIFSSCLPLLEITPLPVSDTMRDTIAQLPRYSAVIVVSKPAARIAVDLLDALRLATPTMPWFSVGAATAAILRDRGLDVSFPDVGDDSEALLQMPRLLTAVAVPGSQVLILRGKGGRELLAERLRALGASVEYLELYRRDLPDYPPQELPRRIAAERLNGLVVSSGQGFEHLRQLAGDSWPVLAQLPLFVPSPRVSEQAHAAGARTVVDCRGASAAALLTALREHPVPVL